In Pseudomonas sp. p1(2021b), the genomic window TTCGCATGCCAGGATCCTGCGATCCTCCAGCGCACGCCAAACTTCACTTGGAAAATCAATAACAAAGCAGGGAGACCGCGATGAACGCGCACGCTCATTCCGAGGCCCACGTGCTGGCCGAAATCCGCAACCATATCGGCCACCTGACCCTCAACCGCCCCGCCGGCCTCAATGCCCTGACCCTCGACATGGTGCGCAGCCTGCAATGTCACCTCGACCAGTGGGCCAAAGACCCGCAGGTATACGCGGTGGTCCTGCGTGGCGAAGGCCCCAAGGGCTTCTGCGCCGGCGGTGACATCCGGTCGCTGCACGACAGCTTCAAGGCCGGCACGAGCCTGCACCGGGATTTCTTCGTCGAAGAGTACGCCCTGGACCTGTACATCCATCACTACCGCAAACCGGTGATGGTCCTGATGGACGGCTTCACCCTCGGGGGTGGCATGGGCCTGGCCCAGGGCGCCGACCTGCGGGTGGTCACCGAGCGCAGTCGCCTGGGCATGCCGGAAGTGGCCATCGGCTACTTCCCGGATGTCGGCGGCAGCTACTTCCTGTCGCGCGTTCCCGGTGAGCTGGGCACCTACCTGGGCGTCAGCGGCACACAGATCCAGGCCGCCGATGCACTGTATTGCGGCCTGGCCGACTGGTACCTGGAGAGCGACAAACTCGCCGCCCTGGACGCTGGCCTCGACCGCCTGAACTTCGGCGACCACCCGCTCAAGGACCTGCAAGGCCTGTTGGCCAAGCTCGGCACCCAAGTGCTGGACGATGCCCCCTTGGCCAAGCTGCGCCCGGTGATCGACCACTTCTTCGCCCTGCCCGACCTGCCCAGCATCATCGAACAATTGCGCGCCGTGAGCATCGGCGACAGCCACCCATGGGCCCTGGCCACCGCCGACCAGCTGGAAAGCCGCTCGCCCCTGGCCATGGCGGTTACATTGGAAATGCTGCGCCGTGGCCGCCAGATGAGCCTGGAGGACTGCTTCGCCATGGAGCTGCACCTGGACCGCCAATGGTTCGAGTACGGCGACATCATCGAGGGCGTGCGCGCCCTGATCATCGACAAGGACAAACAGCCACGCTGGAACCCGCCAACCCTCGCCGGCCTCGACCGCCAGCGCGTGGACCAATTCTTCGAAGGCCTGTGAGCCGGGGAGTACACAGATGCAAGACCTGGAACTGAGCGAAGAGCAGATCATGATCCGCGACATGGCCCGGGACTTCGCCCGTGGCGAGATCGCACCCAACGCCCAGGCGTGGGAAAAAGCCGCCTGGATCGACGACGGCATGGTGCGCAAGATGGGCGAGCTGGGCCTGCTCGGCATGGTCGTGCCGGAGGACTTCGGCGGCAGCTACACCGACTATGTGGCCTATGCCCTGGCGGTCGAGGAAATCGCCGCCGGTGACGGCGCCACCGGTGCCTTGATGAGCATCCACAACTCGGTCGGCTGCGGCCCGCTGCTGGCCTACGGCACGCCTGAGCAGCAACAGGCCTGGCTGCCGCGCCTGGCCAGCGGCGAGGTGATCGGCTGCTTCTGCCTGACCGAACCCCAGGCCGGCTCCGAGGCCCACAACCTGCGCACCCGCGCCGAGCTGGTGGATGGCCACTGGGTGATCAACGGCGCCAAGCAGTTCGTCAGCAACGCCCGCCGCGCAGGGCTGGCCATCGTCTTCGCGGTGACCGACCCGGAGCTGGGCAAGAAAGGCCTCTCGGCCTTCCTGGTGCCCACCGACAACCCCGGTTTCAAGGTCGACCGCAGCGAGCACAAGATGGGTATCCGTGCCTCCGACACCTGCGCGGTGACCCTGGACAACTGCCGCATCCCGGCCGCCAACCTGCTGGGCGAACGGGGCAAGGGCCTGGCCATCGCCCTGTCCAACCTCGAAGGCGGGCGTATCGGCATCGCCGCCCAGGCCCTGGGTATCGCCCGCGCCGCGTTCGAGGCGGCATTGGCCTATTCCCGCGACCGCGTGCAGTTCGGCAAGCCGATCAATGAACACCAGAGCATCGCCAATCTGCTGGCCGACATGCAGGTGCAGGTCAATGCCGCACGCCTATTGATCCTCCACGCCGCACGCCTGCGCAGCGCCGGCAAGCCGTGCCTGTCCGAAGCGTCACAGGCCAAGCTGTTCGCCTCGGAGATGGCCGAACGGGTGTGCTCGATGGCGATCCAGGTGCATGGTGGCTATGGCTATCTGGAGGACTACCCGGTGGAGCGCTATTACCGTGACGCGCGCATCACGCAGATCTACGAGGGGTCGAGCGAGATCCAGCGCATGCTGATTGCGCGTGAACTCAAGCAATACCCGTTGTAACGCGGTGCTGAAACACGCATGGATGGATACCCTGTGATCCACCAGAGCTATCAGGTCCGCTAGGCGACCGTCCCGATGCCTGGCCCTACCGTTGGCGCAAACCAACGGAGGGTCAGCCATGAAGCTACCAGCAGTCACCATCGGCATGCTTGCCATGCTTTCGATCACATCCAGCCCAATCGCCCAGACGTTGCCGCCAGGTGCAACCACCAGCGGTGCACTGGGCGACAACGCATTACCACTTACCCCGTCCGTCCCGGTAACGGGCAAGCAACGCGTGTTATTGGTCATCGGTAAATGGGCCGATGGCAGCACCACCGATCCCGATGTGCAATGGAACCAGGTGTTCGGCGCAAACAAGGAATCCCTTCGCAGTTGGACGCTCGCCAGCTCCTATGGGCGATTGCAGCTTGACCCGGTGGAAACCGCCAATGGCAGGAAAATGCTCATTGCTGACTTCGGCCCGCGGCCGGCCGGGAACTGCAACCATGGTGACTTGCAGGCGCGTGGTCGCGACGCGGCAGTCAAGGCCAACCTCAGCGACGACTACGATTACCTGTTCGTGGCAGCAAAATGCCAAGGCGGCGCGGTGGCTACCGTCTCGGGCCGAACGATATCCCTGTTCGGCCAAGGCGGTAGCGCCCATGTCTGGCGTCACGAGTATGGCCATAACCTTGGCACTCACCATCCAGACATGTACATCAATTGCCCCCTGTCGATGGCCGGTCTGAAAGTGCCCGAAGGGTGCGCGGTCAAGCCCACGAAGGACCCAGGCGATCCTACCGGTGGCGGCGCCACGCACTACCCTGGCATTACTCGCGCATTCGCCGGGTGGCTCGCCCCATCCGAATACGGCCTGTTGACGGCGACGGGGCTTTACAGCCTGGCCAATCTCGGCAGCGCCGGCCCACAGCTATACGTATTCCAAAGTCCCCACGACAAACGCTTCATCTCCTTCGAATACCGCAAGGATGTCGCCAGCCCAGCAAACAGCGGTGTATGGGTACGCTATTCGAACGTAAGAAGCAGCGTGAAATCGATACTGGTCAACGCCAACGTGGCGGATACCGTCGGCAACCAGCCTCAATTCAAGGCAGGCCAGACACTGCACGATGCCCAGGCAGGTCTGCGCGTGAACGTCTGCTCCACCGGCAGCGATGCGACCCTTGCCGTAGCCCTGGGCAACGATGCGCTTCCAGCGTGTACCGGCGTCGCGGTCGCTGCCTTGCAAACACCAGGAGCAGGGAGCACTGCTACCCAGTACCCGCTGTTCTCCGGAACCGGGATCCCGGGTGCGCAAGTCCGCATAGCCCAGAGCCACAACCCTGGCAACATCCTCGCGACAACGCGCGTCGATGCGCGCGGAAAATGGCAAGTGCTGTCGGAAAAGGTGCTGCCCACAGGCAGGTATTCGGTCTCGACACAGCAAGTGCTCGATGGCCGAGTATCGAGTTGGGGCCCGAACATCAGCTTCGGTATCGAAAAGGCCAACTTGACCCCGCCACTCATTGAAACGCCGGCAATCAACCAACCTACCGGGCAATATCCGATCCTATCGGGCCAGGCGCTCCCCGGCGCCACGGTGACTATCGCGCGTGCCTATGCCCCCCATGACATACTCGCCACCACGACAGCCGATGGCTATGGCAAATGGGCAGCGTTGCCCAGCAAGCCGCTGCCTGAAGGCAAGTTCGGCATCGGCGTGCGCCAACACTTGGCCGACCAGCGATCATCATGGACCGCAAGCCACTTCTTCCAGGTAACGGCACAATTGGCGCCACCGGTAATAGCCTCGCCTCGTGCCGGTGAACAAACCAGTACGCACCCTTGGGTTTCCGGCACGGCATTACCGGGTGCCCATATCGCGGTACACAAGCGCAACCAGCCGGAAATGTCGTTGGGTGAAACCGTCGTGGACCGCCATGGCAATTGGTCGGTCCAGCTCAATGGACCGCTTCCCGTCGGCAACTTCACGCTGTCTGCCGTGCAATATGTAAAGGGGAAACGCTCCGCCTGGGCGCCGCACCTGACGTTCAGGGTCGTCGAAGCCAGCAATGATCGCGCCGATAGCATTTATCCATTGAACGCCACGGTAAAGGTGCAGTAAGCTCGGGCTCATTCACTGGAGAGCAACATGACCCACAGCATCCGCAACCACGCCAACCACACCGGTCGCACCGCGCGCCCTGTGCTGGCCGTTGCTCGCTGCCAGGCCGTTGCCAGCTTCTATTTTGGGTATTGGTTTAGCCACTAGGCGCCGCTGATACCCACACGGCGCCCACCTTCGAGGGGCCGCCGAACACGAGAATACTCAAACCCCCGGTCGGCTCCCCGCCCCGGGGGTTTTGCTTTTCCAGGCTTTCGAAAAACACCGATTCACGTTGAGGACAGATTCATGAACTACATCACTTATCACTACGCAGACACCTACACCTGGCGATTTAGCCAATCCCGTTCGGGCCAGCCTGCCGCCTCCGTTCGGTCGCTCCTGGGTGGCAACGCCGTACGCAGTACCACACCGAATATCTGTCGAACACCTCGATAGGGCCGACCGCGCGGGCCTGAACCCGCCGTCCGCCCAGGGAAACACGCCATGCACTCGTCGAACCTCGCACTGCCCCTGACCCAGCCCCAGGCTGCCAACACCGCCGTCAGCCAACGCCTGCCAAGCCCTCATCTGCTCAAGCAGCAAATGCCACTGGGCAGCGCCCTCGCCCAGCAAGTCCAGCACCATCGTCACGCCATACGCGCCATTCTCGAAGGCCTCGACCCACGCCTGCTGGTGGTGGTCGGCCCATGCTCGCTGCACGATCCACGCTCGGCGCTCGAATACGCCGACCGCCTGGCGGCCCTCAGCCGCGAAGTGGACGACAAGCTGCTGCTGGTGATGCGTGCCTACGTCGAGAAGCCGCGCACCACGGTAGGCTGGAAAGGCCTGGCCTACGACCCGCACCTGGACGGCAGCGACGACATGCACGGCGGTATCGCCCTGTCCCGCGGGCTGATGCTGGGCATGATCGAGCGTGGCCTGCCGGTCGCCACCGAGCTGTTGCAACCGATGGCCGCCGGCTACTTCGACGACCTGCTGGGCTGGGCCGCCATTGGCGCACGTACCACCGAGTCGCAGATCCACCGCGAGATGGTCAGTGGCCTGGAACTCCCGGTGGGCTTCAAGAACGGCACCGACGGTGGCGTCGGCATCGCCTGCGACGCCATGCGCAGCGCCGCCCACCCGCACCGCCATTTCGGCATGGATGCCCAAGGCCACCCGGCGATCATCGAGACCCTGGGCAACGCCGATACCCACCTGGTCCTGCGGGGCGGGCACCACGGCCCCAACTACGATGCCGCCAGCATCGCCCAGGCCCGCCAGGGGCTGGCCAAGGCCGGCTTGACCGCTCGCATCATGGTCGATTGCAGCCACGCCAACAGCGGCAAGGACCCGGCCCGCCAACCGGCCGTGTTCGAGGACGTGCTTGAGCAACGCCTGCAAGGCGATCGCTCGATCATCGGCATGATGCTCGAGGGCCATTTGTTCGACGGCTGCCAGGCGCTGGGCAAGGGCCCGTTGCAATACGGCGTGTCGATCACCGACGGCTGCCTGGGCTGGGACGCCACCGAAGCATTGCTGCGGCGCGCGGCCGAGCGTTTGTGAAGCAAGGGCAAGCCTGGCGAGACATACCCCGGACAAGTGCGCTAGGCTTGCGTTTTTCACCCAAGGAGTACCTTCCCATGGCACGTGCCACTGCCCGCCACATCCTGGTCAGCACCGAAGAGAAGTGCAACGAACTCAAGGCGCAGATCGAAGCCGGCGCCGACTTCGCCGAAGTCGCCAAGGCCAACTCCACTTGCCCGTCCAGCCGCCAGGGCGGCGATCTGGGCTCGTTCGGCCCGGGCCAGATGGTCAAGGAGTTCGACACCGTGGTGTTCAGCGCCCCGGTCAACACCGTGCAAGGCCCGGTCAAGACCCAGTTCGGCTACCACCTGTTGGAAGTGACCAGCCGCCAGGACTGAGCCTGACTTGGCCCTGCCCGCCCGCCTCCGCTCTGTGGGAGCGGGCTTGCCCCGCGATAGCGCCAGCAGGGGCGACACCATTGCCGCCTCTTTCGCTATCGCGAGGCAAGCCCGCTCCCACAGGGGCATGCGTCGCGCGATAGCGTGGTGCATCGTTTGGGCGCTCGGCCTGCCCTCGACGAGCCACGCCGCGCCTACCCACGCCCTCACCGTCTATGGTGAAGCGCCCCGCTACTCCGCCACCTTCAGCCATTTCGACTACGTCAACCCGAATGCCCCCAAGGGCGGCATCCTGCGTCGCTCGGCCCTGGAGATCGGCCAGTTCGACCACCTCTTGCCATACATCGACAAGGGCATCGGCGTCAGCGAAGTCGATGGTTGGCTCTATGCTCCGCTGGCGGTGCGCTCGTTCGACGAGCCCTATACCGTCTATGGCTTGATCGCCCGACGCATGGAGCGTGGCCGCGACGATGCCTGGCTGCGTCTGGAAATCGACCCGCGCGCGCGCTTCGCCGATGGCAAGCCGGTGCGCGCCGAAGACGTGCGCTTTACCTTCGAGCTGCTGATGAGCAAGGGCAGCCTGCGCTACCGCACCCAGTTCGCCGATGTCACCGGGGTGGTGGTCGAGGGCCCGCGCACGGTGCGCTTCGACTTCAGGCAACCCCACGGCCGCACCCTCCCCCTGGACCTGGCCAGCCTGCCGGTGCTGCCCGAACATGACTGGCGCCAGCGCGACTTCGCCAATGGCGCAGGCTTCGACAAACCGGTGGGCAGTGGCCCCTATCGCATCGGGCGGATCGACAACGGCCGCAGCATCACTTTCGAGCGCGACCCCACCTGGTGGGCCCGGGACCTGCCTGCCAGCCGTGGCCGCTACAATTTCGAGCGCATCCGCATCGAGTACTTCGGCGATACCGAGGTCGCCCGCCAGGTCCTGCGTGGCGGTGGCTACGACTACAACCGTGAATTCTCCGCCACTGCGTTCACCCTCGGCTATAACGGCGACGCCCTGGATGACGGCCGTCTGCAACGGGCGCACCTGGGCCCGGCCAAGCCGCAGACCGCCCAGGGCTTCGTCTTCAACCTGGAGCGGCCTGTGTTCCAGGACCGCCGCGTGCGCCAGGCCCTGGCGATGCTCTGGGACTTCGAGTGGAGCAACCGGCAGATGATGCGCAACCTGTACATCCGCCAGCAGAGCGTGTTTTCCAATACCCCGCTGGCCGCGCGCCGTTTGCCGGATGCCGCCGAGCTGAAGCTGCTCGAGCCGCTGCGCGGCCGGGTGCCGGACGAAGTCTTCACCCAGGTCTTCCAGGCGCCGGTGACCGATGGCTCGGGCATCATCCGCCCCCAGCAGTTGCAGGCCCTGGCCTTGCTGCAAGCGGCCGGCTGGCGGCCACACGAGGACCGCCTGGTGAATGCCATGGGCGAGCCCCTGAGCTTCACCTTCCTCAATGGCCAGTCGGGCCTGGAGCGCCTGCTGTTGCCGTGGAAGCGCAACCTGGCGCAGATCGGCATCACCCTGAACATTCGCAACGTCGACTCGGCCCAGTACGTCAACCGCCTGATGGCCCGTGACTACGACATGATCGTCACCGGCTACCCGGTGACCCTCTCGCCCGGTGCCGAGCTGTACAACTATTTCGGCTCGGCCGCCGCCAAAGACCCCGGTTCGAACAACCTCATGGTACTGCGCGATCCGGCCGTAGACACCTTGCTCGACGGCCTGGTGCGCGCCAAAACCCAGGCTGACATGCTGCACCACGCCCATGCCCTGGACCGAGTGTTGCAATGGAACTACTACTGGATCCCCAACTACTACCCACCGGGCAGCTCCACGGTCTGGTGGAACCGCTTCGGCCTGCCCAAGGTACAGGCAGCCTATGACGAGGGGTTGGACACCTGGTGGGAAATCAGCCCGACGCCGCTGACCAACGCGCAAATGGCCGAACGCCTGAAGGCCACCCCATGACCGCCTACATCCTGCGCCGCCTGCTGCTGATCATCCCCACATTGCTGGCGATCCTGCTGGTCAACTTCGCCATCGTCCAGGCCGCCCCGGGCGGGCCGGTGGAACAGGCCGTAGCGCGCCTGCAGGGCATCGGCGGTGGCGCGCCGGGCGCGCGGGCCGAGACGGTGCAGGGCGAGTCCCGCGCGAGCCGGGGGTTGGACCCTAAGCTGATCGAAGAGATCAAGCGCCAGTATGGCTTCGACAAATCCGCCCCCGAGCGCCTATGGCTGATGCTTGGCCAATATGCCCGGCTGGACTTTGGCCAAAGCTTCTTCCGCGGGGCCAAAGTCACCGACCTGATCCTGGAGAAACTGCCGGTGACCCTGTCGCTGGGTTTCTGGGCCACGCTGATCACCTACCTGGTGTCGATCCCCCTGGGCATACGCAAGGCCGTGCGCCATGGCAGCCGTTTCGATGCCTGGAGCAGCGCCTTGATCGTCGTCGGTTACGCCCTGCCCTCGTTCCTGTTCGCCCTGTTGTTGATCGTGCTGTTCGCCGGGGGCACGTCGCTGAACTGGTTCCCGGTGCGTGGGCTGGTCTCGGAGGATTTCGACCAGCTCAGCGTGCTGGGCAAGGTCGCCGACTATTTCTGGCACCTGGTGCTGCCGGTCGGGGCCCTGGTGATCGGCGGCTTCGCCACCCTGACGCTGCTGACCAAGAACGCCTTCCTCGACGAGATTTCCCGCCAGTACGTGGTCACCGCCCGGGCCAAGGGCCTGAGCGAGCGGCGGGTACTGTACGGTCATGTGCTGCGCAACGCCATGCTGCTGGTGCTGGCCGGGCTGCCCCAGGCGCTGATCACGGTGTTCTTCGCAGGCTCGCTGCTGATCGAAGTGATCTTCTCCCTCGACGGCCTGGGCCGCATGAGCTATGAAGCCGCCGTGTCGCGAGACTACCCGGTGGTGTTCGGCACTCTATTCATCTTCACCTTGGCCGGGCTGTTGATCCGCTTGGCGGGCGACCTCGGCTATACCCTGCTCGACCCACGCATCGATTTCGACGCGAGGGGGCATTGATGTTCTCCCCCATCGCCCGTCGGCGCTTACGGTGCTTCCGGCGCAACCGTCTGGGTTGGGTCTCGTTGTGGCTGTTCGCCGGCATCCTGCTGCTGAGCCTGGGTGCGGAGTTGGTGGCCAACGACAAGCCGCTGCTGCTCTCCTACAAGGGCGAGCTCTACACCCCGGCCCTCAAACGCTATACCGAGCAGCAGTTCGGCGGCCAATTGCCCTTCCAGCCGGACTACCGCAGCGCCTACGTACGCCAACTGATCGAAAGCCAGGGTGGCTGGATGCTGTTCGCGCCGATACCGTTCAGCGCCGACACGCCCAACTACGACCTGCAGGTGCCCACGCCCAGCCCGCCGAGTGCCAACAACTGGCTGGGCACCGATGACCAGGGCCGTGACGTGCTGGCGCGCGTGTTGTACGGCACGCGAGTGTCGCTGCTGTTCGCCTTCGCCTTGACGCTGGTCAGCGTGCTGATCGGCGTCACCGCGGGGGCGCTGCAGGGCTACCACGGCGGTTGGGTGGACCTGCTCGGCCAGCGTTTGCTGGAGGTCTGGTCAGGGTTGCCGGTGCTCTATCTACTGATCATCCTCAGCGGTTTCGTCGAACCGGATTTCTGGTGGTTGCTGGGAATCATGGCGTTGTTCTCCTGGCTGACCCTGGTGGACGTGGTGCGCGCCGAGTTCCTCCGTGGGCGCAACCTGGAGTACGTGAAAGCCGCGCGGGCCCTGGGCTTGCCGGATGGGCAGGTGATGCTGCGGCACATTTTGCCCAATGCTATGAACGCCACTCTGACCTACGTGCCCTTCATGCTCACCGGGGCCATCACCACCCTGACGGCCCTGGATTTTCTCGGCTTCGGCATGCCGGCGGGCAGTGCCTCGCTGGGCGAACTGGTGACCCAGGGCAAGCAGCACCTGGAGGCACCCTGGCTGGGCTTCACGGCATTCTTTGCCTTAGCGCTGATTCTCTCGCTGCTGGTGTTCATCGGCGATGCCCTGCGCGAGGCATTCGACCCACGGGCATAGCCGCCCACAAGGGCGGCACTTATAGCCATAATCCTTGCCACCGCATTCCAAAGGCCCGGCCCCATGCATCAAAGCGACAGCCTCAAGGACTATCCCAAGGTTCGCCAACGGGCGATCCGCTCGTTGTTCGAGATCATCGAGCAATCCAGCGAGGGCACGGTGATCGTCGACCGCCAGGCGCGCATCGTGTGGATGAACGAGCGCTACGCCCGACGCTTTGGCCTGGCCGACGCGGCCAGCGCCATCGGCCAGCCCTGCGAGGCGGTGATCCCCGGTAGCCTGATGCGCGAGGTGGTCAGCAACGGGCGGCCGATCCTGCTGGACATGCTCGACACGCCCAACGAGCCGTTGGTGGTGATGCGCCTGCCAATCCACGATGAGCGCGGCGAGCTGATCGGCGCCATCGGCTTCGCCCTGTTCGATGAGCTGCGCAGCCTCTCGCCCTTGCTCAAGCGCTATTCGAGCATGCAGCAGGAACTGGCTTCGACACGTTCGCAATTGAAGGCACGCCAGGCCAAGTACAGCTTCGCCCAGTTCGTCGGCACCAGTGCCGCCAGCCTCGAGGCCAAGCGCCGGGCACGCCGCGGCGCGGGTAGCGATTCCCCGGTTCTGCTGCTGGGCGAGACCGGTACTGGCAAGGAACTGCTGGCCCACGCGATCCATGCCGCCTCGCCACGGGCGCATAAGGCATTCGTCAGCATCAACAGCGCAGCCATTCCGGAGACCTTGCTGGAAGCCGAGTTCTTCGGCACGGCGCCAGGCGCATTCACCGGTGCCGACCGCAAGGGGCGCAGCGGCAAGCTGCAACTGGCCGAAGGGGGGACCCTGTTCCTCGACGAGATCGGCGACATGCCCCTGGCACTGCAAAGCAAGCTGCTGCGGGTATTGCAGGAGAAGGAATACGAGCCGGTCGGCTCCAACCAGATGCTGCGCAGCGACGTACGCGTCATTGCAGCCACGTCGATCGACCTGCAGGCGGCCATGGCCATCGGCACGTTTCGCGCCGACCTGTATTACCGGCTCAACGTGCTGCCCATCGAAGTACCGCCCCTGCGCGAACGCCTGGGCGATCTGCCGGCGCTGTGCGAGGCAATCCTGGCCGAGCTGGGCAGCCAGTACGAGCTCGAACCCGAGGCTCAGGCGCTGCTGGCCCAGCATGCCTGGCCGGGGAATATCCGTGAGTTGCGCAATGTGCTGGAACGGGCGACCTTGCTGGCGGACCAGGCGCGCTTGGGCATGGAGGATGTCCTGGCGGCGCTAGGGCCGGTGAGCCCGGTGGCATCGACCGCAGTGGCTCGCCAGGGGTATCGGGAGGCGTGCGAGGCGTTCGAGCGCAAATTGATTGTCGATGCGTTGGACGAGAGCGCGGGGAATGTGCCACAAGCCGCGAAGATGCTGGGGTTGGGGCGTTCGACGTTGTACAAGAAGATGGCTGCGCTGGGTATTTCGTCCATAGCTTGAGAGTTGAGTCTATGTTTGTAGACAGCGCGAGGGCTACGCCCTCGATCGCGGCACAAGGCCGCTCCTACAAGGGCTCCGCTACAGCAGGACCTCGTCTGTGGGAGCGGGCGGGGCCCCCGCGATGCAGGCGACTCGGTCTCAAAGGAGAGACCAGAAGCACTTTTTAGCAATTAAATCCTATTGAAATCAGCTAGTTAGGTTTTTGGCACGATTCCCGCTATCTCCCGGTCCATCATAAAAACAAGACGTGGAGACACCCCGATGACCGTGCTCATCGCCCTCGCTGCCCTAGCACTGCTGATGCTGGCCGCCTACCGTGGCTACAGCGTGATCCTCTTCGCCCCCATCGCCGCCCTCGGCGCCGTCCTGCTCACCGACCCCGCCGCCGTGGCGCCTGCCTTCACCGGCGTGTTCATGGAGAAGATGGTCGGCTTCATCAAACTGTATTTTCCCGTGTTCCTGCTCGGCGCCGTGTTCGGCAAGCTCATCGAGCTGTCGGGCTTCTCGCGCTCGATCGTCGCTGCGGCCATTGGCCTGCTCGGCACCCGCCAGGCCATGCTAGTGATCGTGTTGGTATGCGCCTTGCTCACTTACGGCGGCGTGTCGCTGTTCGTGGTGGTGTTCGCGGTGTACCCGTTCGCCGCCGAGATGTTCCGTCAGAGCGACATCCCCAAGCGGCTGATCCCGGCGACTATCGCCCTGGGCGCGTTCTCCTTCACCATGGACTCCCTGCCTGGCACCCCGCAGATCCAGAACATCATCCCCAGCACCTTCTTCAACACCACCGCCTGGGCCGCGCCCTG contains:
- a CDS encoding sigma-54 interaction domain-containing protein, whose protein sequence is MHQSDSLKDYPKVRQRAIRSLFEIIEQSSEGTVIVDRQARIVWMNERYARRFGLADAASAIGQPCEAVIPGSLMREVVSNGRPILLDMLDTPNEPLVVMRLPIHDERGELIGAIGFALFDELRSLSPLLKRYSSMQQELASTRSQLKARQAKYSFAQFVGTSAASLEAKRRARRGAGSDSPVLLLGETGTGKELLAHAIHAASPRAHKAFVSINSAAIPETLLEAEFFGTAPGAFTGADRKGRSGKLQLAEGGTLFLDEIGDMPLALQSKLLRVLQEKEYEPVGSNQMLRSDVRVIAATSIDLQAAMAIGTFRADLYYRLNVLPIEVPPLRERLGDLPALCEAILAELGSQYELEPEAQALLAQHAWPGNIRELRNVLERATLLADQARLGMEDVLAALGPVSPVASTAVARQGYREACEAFERKLIVDALDESAGNVPQAAKMLGLGRSTLYKKMAALGISSIA
- a CDS encoding ABC transporter permease, producing the protein MFSPIARRRLRCFRRNRLGWVSLWLFAGILLLSLGAELVANDKPLLLSYKGELYTPALKRYTEQQFGGQLPFQPDYRSAYVRQLIESQGGWMLFAPIPFSADTPNYDLQVPTPSPPSANNWLGTDDQGRDVLARVLYGTRVSLLFAFALTLVSVLIGVTAGALQGYHGGWVDLLGQRLLEVWSGLPVLYLLIILSGFVEPDFWWLLGIMALFSWLTLVDVVRAEFLRGRNLEYVKAARALGLPDGQVMLRHILPNAMNATLTYVPFMLTGAITTLTALDFLGFGMPAGSASLGELVTQGKQHLEAPWLGFTAFFALALILSLLVFIGDALREAFDPRA